In Chryseobacterium lactis, a single genomic region encodes these proteins:
- a CDS encoding aminotransferase-like domain-containing protein, whose protein sequence is MSKEFLYTDIAGGIASQIRNGVLKAGDKLPSVRMLCQEHQVSMNTAKRVFLELESLSLVESKPQSGYFVSQLLSAKLPLPEVSRPSLMANNDEPNELISKVYENMGRNDLTFFSIGIPSGDLLPQAKLKKEIVHAIRELKEGGTEYEELQGNLKLRRMIAVRSLQWGGNLNENDLVTTNGGMNALSFCLMALGKPGDTIAIESPCYPGILQLANGLGLKVLEIPTHPTTGIEIEDLKKVIPKIDLCLLIPNFNSPLGSCMPDENKKEIVKILSENNIPLIEDDVYGDLYFGSSRPKCCKSYDKDGSVLYCSSISKTLAPGYRVGWIAPGKYKDKIMKLKLLHSTSSISIVNEAVANFLKSGRYEKHLHQLRKTLQSNYQNYVQTIAESFPEGTKISRPQGGLSLWIEFDKKIRTTELYDLAIKQNISIAPGRMFTLQEQFENCMRLCIGLPWTENIQTKLRQIGNLAKKI, encoded by the coding sequence ATGAGTAAAGAATTTTTATACACAGATATTGCGGGAGGTATTGCCTCTCAGATCAGAAACGGAGTTTTAAAGGCCGGAGATAAACTTCCGTCCGTAAGGATGCTATGTCAGGAACATCAGGTCAGTATGAACACGGCCAAACGTGTTTTTCTGGAACTTGAATCCCTTTCTTTAGTTGAATCAAAGCCGCAATCCGGCTATTTTGTAAGTCAGTTATTGTCTGCAAAACTTCCGCTGCCTGAAGTGAGCCGCCCCTCACTCATGGCCAATAATGATGAGCCCAATGAGCTGATCAGTAAAGTGTATGAAAATATGGGCCGAAATGACCTTACCTTTTTTTCGATCGGAATACCGTCCGGCGACCTTTTGCCACAGGCAAAATTGAAAAAAGAAATTGTACATGCCATCCGCGAATTGAAAGAAGGCGGAACGGAATATGAAGAACTTCAGGGCAATCTTAAATTAAGAAGAATGATCGCAGTACGTTCCTTACAATGGGGCGGAAACCTGAATGAAAATGATCTCGTAACCACCAACGGAGGAATGAATGCGCTGTCATTCTGTCTGATGGCTTTAGGAAAACCGGGCGACACCATTGCTATTGAAAGCCCTTGTTATCCTGGGATTTTGCAGCTGGCCAACGGATTAGGATTAAAAGTACTGGAAATTCCGACCCACCCTACTACCGGAATAGAAATTGAAGATCTGAAAAAGGTAATTCCTAAAATAGACCTGTGTCTGTTAATTCCAAACTTTAACTCTCCTTTGGGAAGCTGTATGCCTGATGAAAACAAAAAAGAGATTGTAAAAATTTTATCAGAAAATAATATCCCTTTGATTGAAGATGATGTGTATGGGGATCTTTACTTTGGGTCTTCACGTCCGAAATGCTGTAAATCGTATGACAAAGACGGAAGTGTATTATATTGCAGCTCGATATCAAAAACTTTGGCTCCGGGCTATCGTGTAGGATGGATTGCTCCCGGGAAATATAAAGACAAGATTATGAAATTAAAACTCCTTCACTCAACTTCCTCAATTTCGATTGTGAATGAAGCCGTAGCCAATTTCCTGAAGTCAGGAAGATATGAGAAACATCTTCATCAACTCCGTAAAACATTACAAAGCAATTATCAAAATTACGTGCAAACCATTGCAGAATCTTTTCCGGAAGGAACGAAAATAAGTCGTCCGCAAGGAGGACTATCACTGTGGATAGAGTTTGATAAAAAAATCCGCACTACTGAGCTGTATGATCTGGCAATCAAACAAAATATCAGTATTGCTCCCGGAAGGATGTTTACCCTCCAGGAGCAGTTTGAAAATTGTATGAGGCTTTGTATTGGTCTTCCATGGACGGAAAATATCCAGACAAAACTCAGACAAATTGGTAATCTTGCTAAAAAGATTTGA